A single region of the Zootoca vivipara chromosome 2, rZooViv1.1, whole genome shotgun sequence genome encodes:
- the FBXW12 gene encoding F-box/WD repeat-containing protein 12 isoform X2 produces the protein MKLQRPLLFGVIPGMQTWKKYYLHRSNLEHKKLSGRPSVDYTCKAMRGHTGTITGMAYLSENEHTFATGNVKSVVCTTSSDGTVRAWNVQEGTEIWSSPQQENGLQNIATFPSYKLVTTIDCRGIIKLWHGETGEELATFSVSSSSCSVVVYTINSKPFLTVGTEGGKLYTLAAADLSQISSTQLFQNCGIDSLLCSPNGLWIVARPTDNALPPKVVYTHSATNSVDDEQLSSPLPIRGQCLDTCWLPAEPARVAALHDEETNCHIVSLDIHIENKSKYKMSITAQQVADFTLPTQLRIGETIMKGFGKQTILLATGPELKLYTLSGTELMAFKDHHNSITSIWVDPFHVVTSSMDLSLRVYSWKNDNKSSLLNGRYHLLGGSHRWSNGFRSVACDDVSIVGVVAGNGDILRAYCFNL, from the exons ATGAAGCTGCAGAGACCTCTTCTCTTTGGAG TGATCCCAGGAATGCAGACATGGAAAAAGTACTATCTCCACCGCTCTAATCTTGAGCATAAAAAGCTATCTGGACGACCTTCAGTTGACTACACATGTAAAGCGATGAGAGGACATACAG GAACAATAACTGGTATGGCTTACCTATCAGAGAACGAACACACATTTGCAACAGGAAATGTCAAGTCTGTTGTGTGTACCACTTCTTCCGATGGCACAGTCAGGGCATGGAACGTCCAAGAG GGTACAGAGATTTGGTCAAGTCCCCAGCAGGAAAATGGACTGCAAAACATTGCCACATTTCCTTCATATAAATTGGTGACTACAATAGACTGTCGTGGGATAATCAAACTCTGGCATGGAGAGACAGGGGAAGAGCTTGCAACCTTTTCAGTATCATCCTCATCATGCTCTGTGGTTGTCTACACAATAAACAGCAAGCCATTCTTAACG GTAGGCACCGAAGGAGGTAAACTCTATACATTAGCAGCTGCCGATTTAAGCCAAATTTCATCCACACAACTGTTCCAAAACTGTGGCATAGATTCATTACTTTGTTCACCCAATGGTCTATGGATAGTTGCTCGTCCTACAGATAATGCTTTACCACCAAAG GTGGTTTATACACATTCTGCAACTAATTCTGTAGATGATGAACAGTTATCTAGTCCTCTTCCGATCAGAGGGCAGTGCCTTGACACCTGCTGGTTACCAGCAGAACCAGCAAGAGTAGCAGCACTGCATGATGAAGAGACGAATTGTCACATTGTGAGCTTAGATATACACATTGAGAATAAGTCTAAATATAAAATGAGTATTACAG CTCAACAGGTTGCAGACTTCACGTTACCAACACAACTACGGATTGGAGAGACGATTATGAAAGGATTTGGCAAACAAACTATTCTTTTAGCAACTGGACCAGAGCTGAAATTATATACTCTGTCAGGAACTGAATTAATGGCTTTCAAAGATCACCACAATTCTATTACATCAATATGGGTG GATCCTTTTCATGTTGTCACATCATCCATGGACCTCTCACTTCGTGTGTACTCCTGGAAAAATGACAACAAATCTTCTTTGCTGAACGGTCGCTACCACTTACTAGGAGGATCCCACAGATGGTCAAA TGGCTTTAGAAGTGTGGCTTGTGATGATGTGAGCATTGTTGGTGTGGTGGCTGGAAATGGAGACATCTTAAGAGCATACTGCTTTAACTTGTAA
- the FBXW12 gene encoding F-box/WD repeat-containing protein 12 isoform X1, translating to MSAETLTLDCIIHLFSYLEPPDLLRAAQVNKTWNEAAETSSLWRNMCLRRWAFCNISVIPGMQTWKKYYLHRSNLEHKKLSGRPSVDYTCKAMRGHTGTITGMAYLSENEHTFATGNVKSVVCTTSSDGTVRAWNVQEGTEIWSSPQQENGLQNIATFPSYKLVTTIDCRGIIKLWHGETGEELATFSVSSSSCSVVVYTINSKPFLTVGTEGGKLYTLAAADLSQISSTQLFQNCGIDSLLCSPNGLWIVARPTDNALPPKVVYTHSATNSVDDEQLSSPLPIRGQCLDTCWLPAEPARVAALHDEETNCHIVSLDIHIENKSKYKMSITAQQVADFTLPTQLRIGETIMKGFGKQTILLATGPELKLYTLSGTELMAFKDHHNSITSIWVDPFHVVTSSMDLSLRVYSWKNDNKSSLLNGRYHLLGGSHRWSNGFRSVACDDVSIVGVVAGNGDILRAYCFNL from the exons ATGAGCGCTGAGACGCTGACCCTGGACTGCATCATCCACCTGTTCTCATACCTGGAGCCACCGGATCTACTCAGAGCAGCCCAAGTGAATAAG ACATGGAATGAAGCTGCAGAGACCTCTTCTCTTTGGAG AAATATGTGTCTAAGACGATGGGCCTTCTGTAATATCTCAGTGATCCCAGGAATGCAGACATGGAAAAAGTACTATCTCCACCGCTCTAATCTTGAGCATAAAAAGCTATCTGGACGACCTTCAGTTGACTACACATGTAAAGCGATGAGAGGACATACAG GAACAATAACTGGTATGGCTTACCTATCAGAGAACGAACACACATTTGCAACAGGAAATGTCAAGTCTGTTGTGTGTACCACTTCTTCCGATGGCACAGTCAGGGCATGGAACGTCCAAGAG GGTACAGAGATTTGGTCAAGTCCCCAGCAGGAAAATGGACTGCAAAACATTGCCACATTTCCTTCATATAAATTGGTGACTACAATAGACTGTCGTGGGATAATCAAACTCTGGCATGGAGAGACAGGGGAAGAGCTTGCAACCTTTTCAGTATCATCCTCATCATGCTCTGTGGTTGTCTACACAATAAACAGCAAGCCATTCTTAACG GTAGGCACCGAAGGAGGTAAACTCTATACATTAGCAGCTGCCGATTTAAGCCAAATTTCATCCACACAACTGTTCCAAAACTGTGGCATAGATTCATTACTTTGTTCACCCAATGGTCTATGGATAGTTGCTCGTCCTACAGATAATGCTTTACCACCAAAG GTGGTTTATACACATTCTGCAACTAATTCTGTAGATGATGAACAGTTATCTAGTCCTCTTCCGATCAGAGGGCAGTGCCTTGACACCTGCTGGTTACCAGCAGAACCAGCAAGAGTAGCAGCACTGCATGATGAAGAGACGAATTGTCACATTGTGAGCTTAGATATACACATTGAGAATAAGTCTAAATATAAAATGAGTATTACAG CTCAACAGGTTGCAGACTTCACGTTACCAACACAACTACGGATTGGAGAGACGATTATGAAAGGATTTGGCAAACAAACTATTCTTTTAGCAACTGGACCAGAGCTGAAATTATATACTCTGTCAGGAACTGAATTAATGGCTTTCAAAGATCACCACAATTCTATTACATCAATATGGGTG GATCCTTTTCATGTTGTCACATCATCCATGGACCTCTCACTTCGTGTGTACTCCTGGAAAAATGACAACAAATCTTCTTTGCTGAACGGTCGCTACCACTTACTAGGAGGATCCCACAGATGGTCAAA TGGCTTTAGAAGTGTGGCTTGTGATGATGTGAGCATTGTTGGTGTGGTGGCTGGAAATGGAGACATCTTAAGAGCATACTGCTTTAACTTGTAA